Genomic window (Marasmius oreades isolate 03SP1 chromosome 3, whole genome shotgun sequence):
GTGCCTTGCCTTCTCCCTCAAGTCCTCGCCAATCTGATAATCGAGCTCCAGCTTGTCTTCAATGTCCTCgagttcctcttcatcaagctctccttcttccaccgCATCCTCAGCAGGTGGCACAGGAGGGCTgaaaaagttgaagaatgATTCCGTGGGGCGCGCCTTACGCACCAGCCGCGTTCGGTTCGTATCTAACAATCCGGCGTAAACCTCAGATAATGAATAATGAAAGTTTTGTTCCTTACTTTTGTTCCGTTGCTTTTTGATTTCAAACTCTTTCGTAAGATCCTTATCGTCCTTCCACTTGATTTCTGTACCGATAGCACGGTCGTAAATGAAATCTCCAGTGTAACCTAGTTCGTCTTGAAAGGTATAAGTCTTCTCCAGCGCCTCGTTTTCAAAATATTCGTTCGgggagaaaaagaaggaaattttGAAAGCTGGTTTGCCCTCTTCAAGGTATGAGAGTCGCACATCCTTCAAATATTTAAGAGCATCAGCATCACGATCCGTAATGAGATCCGAAATCCCGACATGATTCCGCAGAGCGGTCAGCCAGAATTCGGGGATTTCATGAGGTCCAGTAATATCTTGGGGGATAGGCGTGTAATCCTTGTCGTCTTCAAGTGACTGTTTCTCTCCctcttcgatttcttctgCGGTCGGTTCCGCCGTACCAGAGATGATCGCATGGCGCCGTTGATATAAAGGTTGTGCAAGTTGAAGATACTACCATGAAGAGAAAAAATCAAAACAATGGCGTTGGTCGATGTACATCGATCTCGCACCTTTTGCTCAAGAGCAAGACATTCACGCTTGTATTGGTCGTGAAGCTTATTTTGCTTAACCTGAACACCCTTCAACGCTTCGATACTACGTTTAACCTCGACTGGCAAGCTCTCGATATAACCAGAACTCTTTCCGATGAGGCTGGCAAGACGTCCTTGAACCATACCAAGCAACGCAGCTTGCTCTTTGGAAACTTCCTGCTCGCCTTCTTCCTCATTATCTTCGGTGATATCTGGCACGGTGGGTCGTGAAAGACCTGCCGCTATGGGGGCATTCTGGAGAGGAGTGTTTTGAGGAGTTGGAGCAGTTATGTTTCCAGAAGGCGTAAAGGGTATCTCGGATGACATTTGGAGAATCCGCACGTCTGTGGAGGGGATGAAAGAGGTTTGACGCAGGCTgtctgaaaaaaaaagcgtATTGACAGCATCCTGGGGAGTCGGAGTTTCGGCACATGCCGAGCACGTGTTGCGTCTGAATTTAAATCCGGACCGTATTAGTTTTTGGTACAGTAATAAAAAAAATCCACCTCGTGCGTGACGCACCATACCATACCCTTTTTGGACGACCCATTTACTAATGCCTTTTAGTTGCCTTTCCTGTCAATCCCGACTCTTGACATAGAATGATTCTGCCCAGTCGACCTTGCAGATCCCTGTGCGGGTTATGCTGAAGAACAAGGTGAATCCGACATTTGTAAGAGAATGCGGGTATTTTCTCTACTTATCACCGGCTCAACGAGTGCATCAGGGTCACGGCACAAGGATCTCCCTTCCCAGTACGGGTACCCCGAGTCTGCATGGACTTTATCAGACAGACTTTATCTCTATCAAGTACTGCGATCTTTGCCTTGAAGCACCATACGACAGTCCTCAACCGTTGACCTCAAGCTTTCTCCCGCCATGGATCAGTCAACGTTACCGCGCCGCCAGCTTGTCTGGTTCATCACAGGTGCGCTATCAATTTCACCTACATACACTCGAAATAACCCGAACGTTTCCCAGGGACGTCATCCGGCTTTGGATACCGTCTGGTATTATCTGCTCTAGCTCGAGGTGATCTAGTAATTGCTACTGCACGCGACTTTGAAAAACTACAAGACCTCTACGGTCGTGAAGAACGTGAAAATTTACGGCTTTTACAATTAGACATAACCGCTGGATTCGACGTAATAAAGACCATCGTTGACAAAGCCTTGATACTTTGGGGTAGAATCGATGTCCTAGTTAACAATGCTGGGAATGGCTACCTGAGTTTCGTTGAGGAAGCTACGTGAGTACCCCGTTCATAAAGCTGCAATCTCGGTACGGGAAATCTTCTTGTCTCATTATTTGTCTGTTATAGATCCGATCTATTTCGCCGCCAGTTTGACACAAACGTTTTTGGAGTAATGGACGTCACAAATGCCGTTCTTCCCTACAtgagggaaaagaaagatggcACAGTGATCGTCGTCGGGAGTCGATCTGTATGGAGAGCAGATATGCTCAGCGTGAGTCGGTCGCTCTATCTGTAATCCATCATTAATTCAGTACAGAGCATATAGGGTCTTGGTAGCTTTCCCGTCACGTCCCCTTCAATTGAAACTGCCCTTTTCTAAAGCAGATTTACAGGGCCCTACGCTGCCTCGAAAGCAGCGATTCATGGTAAGCATATCTTCCTTGAATTGCTTCTCTTAGGTTGATGTACTTGCGCAGCCGTGACTGAAGCACTGTCGGTGGAACTGGCATCTTTCAACGTCAAAGTGCTGCTTGTCGTACCGGGAGCTTTCCGGACGGAGAAGATGTATTCCATCCCATTCAATGAAGCGAATCCTATCCCCGATTACGACGACGTGAGGAAGTCCGTCATGTCGCAAATTGCAAAAATACCTGGGAACGAACCAGGAGACCCTGTTAAGGCGATGGAAGTTGTGGTCGATATTGTCAGGGGTGAGGGTGTTGCGAAAGGTAAAGAATGGCCTGGTACAATCCTTCTTGGAGAGGACGCCGAAGCGACTTACCGAAAGAAAGAAACCAAACTGAACCAAGCGATTCAGGAATGGATTCAGGTCACCAAGAGCGTTGCATTCTAGATAGGTAATAGCTCTGCAATGTATTGTACGACTAGGAGAGACAATTGCGGCTGTTGAGTACTTTGGTTTCCGGTTTAAGTTGTCGGTCGATCTCGCCGAAGTCCCGGCACACCATTTTGCTATCGATTATAATCAGCGCACATTCCAATGTCCACTAGCAGAGTCACACCCACTGACATTGAACTCAAAGAGGCTCTAAAATCTCTCAAATCCTCAAATCCGACCCTAGGAGTCCCCAAAATACACGCTCTTCTCCTCCAAACACATTCCGAATGGCTCGTCAGTGA
Coding sequences:
- a CDS encoding uncharacterized protein (BUSCO:EOG09263ULA), with the protein product MSSEIPFTPSGNITAPTPQNTPLQNAPIAAGLSRPTVPDITEDNEEEGEQEVSKEQAALLGMVQGRLASLIGKSSGYIESLPVEVKRSIEALKGVQVKQNKLHDQYKRECLALEQKYLQLAQPLYQRRHAIISGTAEPTAEEIEEGEKQSLEDDKDYTPIPQDITGPHEIPEFWLTALRNHVGISDLITDRDADALKYLKDVRLSYLEEGKPAFKISFFFSPNEYFENEALEKTYTFQDELGYTGDFIYDRAIGTEIKWKDDKDLTKEFEIKKQRNKNTNRTRLVRKARPTESFFNFFSPPVPPAEDAVEEGELDEEELEDIEDKLELDYQIGEDLREKVIPKAIDYFTGKAIEYEIIDDDEEQDFEDVDDDDDDGQFDDDSDEDSPPRRRGPPKGRGGAPAGSGNVNPEECKQQ